One part of the Eucalyptus grandis isolate ANBG69807.140 chromosome 10, ASM1654582v1, whole genome shotgun sequence genome encodes these proteins:
- the LOC104423832 gene encoding putative receptor-like protein kinase At3g47110, with protein sequence MIEDPQGIMGSWNESIGHCNWPGVSCSRRHVGRVIALDLEDQKLVGTILANIGNLTFLMRIDLGLNWLRGHITEDFGKLFRLKTLILSNNELKGEIPGNLSSCVVLQYLDLHYNQLVGRIPGELRYLIERELTHFWFSKNDLTGGIPIWLGNGSSLVELRLADNDPRGQIPAELGSIPKLEVLELGSNNLTGGIPSSIYNLTSLVYLDVFYRKCACQSRKVEESYAGNIPPEIENLNGLQFLAIYYNDISGEIPQGIGKVQNLTSIILWGNRISGTIPSSLGNATQLLHLELQYNQLEGDIPPSLGWCQQLQLLRLSDNNLNGTIPKEVINLSSLSINFDVARNSLTGPLPLEVGNMSQIVHLDLSDNKLIREIPSTLSQCVMLIFLSLEGNLFEGSIPASLRTLIGLEYLNLSRNRLSGKIPIYFEKFTVLKALNLSFNSLEGEVPQAGIFRDTKHISIIGNKGLCGGIQELRLPACKVCHTKKRRKLPKLKVSITVTVSFFIVLTCFIVVVYWRRKPATRPSAALPTDECFQKVSYAKLRQATNEFSPSNLIGQGSHGSVYRGILDGNQLVAVKVLNLRQKGAFKSFLAECESLRNIRHRNLVNIITVCSSIDFTGAEFKALIYDLMQNGSLEQWLHPSENQSDMPKLSFSQRLDIAIDVASAIEYLHHHCQMSIVHGDLKPSNVLLDHDMLARVCDFGLARFLCKSTNLDASHCQASSSGLKGTVGYIAPEYGLNGASSLLGDVYSFGILLLEMFTGIRPTDVMFKDGWTLHEFVKTTLLEGTLKMLDPSLLSSEHLVAIDGSQIGDVEKVRFEEGVAAIMRIGVLCSEEIPVERMDMANALSELLAVKEKFLRHSV encoded by the exons ATGATTGAAGATCCTCAAGGGATCATGGGTTCTTGGAACGAGTCTATTGGTCATTGCAACTGGCCAGGAGTTTCTTGTAGTCGCCGCCACGTGGGAAGAGTTATCGCCCTTGACTTGGAGGATCAAAAGCTCGTTGGCACAATACTTGCTAACATAGGGAATCTCACCTTCTTGATGCGTATTGacttaggattgaattggctcCGAGGCCACATTACAGAAGATTTTGGCAAGTTGTTCAGATTGAAGACTCTCATCCTCAGCAACAATGAACTCAAAGGGGAGATACCAGGGAATTTGTCGTCTTGCGTGGTGTTACAGTACCTCGATTTGCATTACAATCAGCTTGTTGGGAGGATACCTGGCGAGCTTCGATACTTGATTGAGAGAGAACTCACTCATTTTTGGTTCTCAAAAAATGATCTTACTGGGGGAATTCCAATTTGGTTGGGGAATGGATCTTCACTTGTAGAGTTACGGTTGGCGGACAATGACCCGAGAGGTCAAATACCGGCCGAGCTTGGAAGCATCCCAAAATTAGAAGTCCTAGAGTTGGGTTCTAATAATTTAACAGGAGGCATCCCTTCTTCTATATACAATCTTACATCACTTGTTTACCTTGATGTA TTTTACAGGAAATGTGCCTGCCAATCTCGGAAGGTTGAGGAATCTTACGCAG GTAATATCCCTCCAGAAATTGAGAACCTGAACGGCTTACAGTTCCTGGCAATATATTACAACGACATCAGCGGTGAAATTCCCCAAGGCATTGGTAAGGTCCAAAATTTGACCTCTATTATATTATGGGGTAATAGGATTTCAGGGACAATTCCTTCCTCTCTTGGAAATGCCACCCAATTGCTTCATCTGGAGCTTCAGTATAACCAATTAGAAGGTGACATTCCTCCAAGCCTTGGATGGTGTCAGCAATTGCAATTACTGAGACTATCAGATAACAACCTTAACGGTACAATACCCAAAGAGGTCATCAACCTTTCTTCTCTATCCATCAATTTTGATGTTGCCCGAAATTCCTTAACAGGGCCATTACCTCTTGAAGTGGGTAACATGAGCCAAATTGTGCATCTCGACCTCTCTGACAACAAATTGATTAGAGAAATACCAAGCACTTTGTCCCAATGTGTGATGCTAATATTCTTGAGCTTGGAAGGCAATTTATTTGAAGGAAGTATACCAGCTTCTCTAAGGACCCTGATTGGCCTCGAGTACCTCAATCTCTCAAGAAACAGATTGTCCGGTAAAATTCCTATATATTTCGAGAAGTTCACTGTGCTCAAAGCCTTGAATCTGTCCTTCAACAGCCTTGAAGGAGAGGTACCGCAAGCGGGGATCTTCAGAGATACGAAGCACATATCGATAATTGGAAACAAAGGACTATGTGGGGGCATTCAGGAACTTCGACTTCCCGCATGCAAAGTTTGCCACACGAAGAAGCGGAGAAAGCTTCCAAAACTAAAAGTATCAATCACAGTAACTGTCTCATTTTTTATTGTGTTGACATGCTTCATTGTTGTTGTATACTGGAGGAGGAAACCTGCGACGAGACCTAGTGCGGCACTGCCAACAGATGAGTGCTTCCAAAAGGTTTCCTATGCGAAGCTTCGTCAAGCGACCAATGAGTTCTCGCCATCTAATTTGATTGGCCAAGGGAGCCACGGCTCGGTGTATAGAGGAATCCTAGATGGAAATCAACTAGTGGCAGTGAAAGTGCTCAACCTAAGACAAAAGGGGGCTTTCAAGAGCTTCTTAGCAGAATGTGAATCATTGAGAAACATCCGCCATCGAAATCTTGTCAATATCATCACCGTTTGCTCAAGCATCGATTTCACAGGTGCAGAATTCAAGGCTCTAATATACGATCTGATGCAAAATGGCAGTTTAGAACAATGGTTGCACCCAAGCGAAAATCAAAGCGACATGCCAAAGCTTAGTTTCAGCCAGAGGTTAGATATTGCCATTGATGTGGCTTCTGCCATTGAATATCTTCACCACCATTGCCAGATGAGCATCGTACACGGTGATCTAAAGCCAAGCAACGTTCTTCTCGATCATGACATGCTAGCTCGTGTGTGTGATTTTGGGCTAGCACGATTTCTTTGCAAAAGCACAAACCTAGATGCTTCTCATTGTCAAGCAAGTTCCAGTGGTTTAAAAGGAACCGTTGGCTATATAGCTCCAG AATATGGCCTCAATGGTGCTTCATCATTGCTGGGCGACGTTTACAGCTTTGGGATACTATTGCTCGAGATGTTCACAGGAATAAGACCTACGGATGTTATGTTCAAGGATGGATGGACCCTCCACGAATTCGTCAAGACTACTCTACTCGAAGGCACGTTAAAGATGCTAGACCCGTCACTGCTATCTTCGGAGCATCTTGTAGCAATCGACGGTAGCCAAATTGGTGATGTTGAGAAGGTAAGATTTGAGGAAGGGGTTGCTGCCATAATGAGAATCGGAGTTCTATGCTCTGAAGAAATTCCAGTTGAGCGGATGGACATGGCGAATGCTTTATCCGAGCTACTTGCGGTCAAAGAGAAGTTTCTCAGGCATAGCGTGTAA